From Corynebacterium frankenforstense DSM 45800, the proteins below share one genomic window:
- the argH gene encoding argininosuccinate lyase, translating to MPAKHGTNQGALWGGRFSGGPAEAMSALSVSTHFDWVLAPYDVLASKAHARVLHNAGLLTDDDFATMLDGLDRLGRDVADGTFGPEPTDEDVHGAMERGLIDRVGPEVGGRLRAGRSRNDQVATLFRMWLRDAVRDVAVQVTDLVAALSGQAKAHPDVIMPGKTHFQAAQPILLAHSLLAHAQPLLRDLDRIRDLDDRLAVSPYGSGALAGSSLHLDPDAIAEELGFASAAENSLDATASRDFATEAAFVLAQIAVDMSRLAEEIIAWSTPEFGYVTLADEWSTGSSIMPQKKNPDVPELTRGKTGRLIGDLTGLMATCKAQPLAYNRDLQEDKEPVIDAVAQLNLLLPAMTGLVGTLTFHEDRMRELAPRGFTLATDLAEWMVRQGVPFREAHEASGQCVRIAESRGVDLVDLTDEELAGVDPRLTPEVREVLTIDGAVASRSTHGGTAGVRVAEQRERVDAANAEARSWAETPVIPAGK from the coding sequence GTGCCGGCCAAGCACGGAACCAACCAGGGAGCCCTGTGGGGCGGCCGCTTCTCCGGCGGCCCCGCCGAGGCGATGAGCGCGCTGAGCGTGTCCACCCACTTCGACTGGGTGCTCGCGCCGTACGACGTGCTCGCCTCCAAGGCGCACGCGCGCGTGCTGCACAACGCCGGGCTGCTCACCGACGACGACTTCGCCACGATGCTCGACGGCCTCGACCGGCTCGGCCGGGACGTCGCCGACGGCACCTTCGGCCCCGAGCCGACCGACGAGGACGTCCACGGCGCCATGGAGCGCGGCCTGATCGACCGCGTCGGCCCCGAGGTCGGCGGCCGGCTGCGTGCCGGGCGTTCGCGCAACGACCAGGTGGCCACGCTGTTCCGCATGTGGCTGCGCGACGCCGTGCGCGACGTCGCCGTCCAGGTCACCGACCTGGTCGCGGCGCTGTCGGGGCAGGCCAAGGCCCACCCGGACGTGATCATGCCGGGCAAGACCCACTTCCAGGCCGCCCAGCCGATCCTGCTGGCGCACTCGCTGCTGGCGCACGCCCAGCCGCTGCTGCGCGACCTGGACCGCATCCGGGACCTGGACGACCGCCTGGCGGTCTCGCCCTACGGCTCCGGCGCGCTGGCCGGAAGCTCGCTGCACCTGGACCCGGACGCGATCGCCGAGGAGCTCGGCTTCGCGTCGGCGGCGGAGAACTCGCTGGACGCCACCGCGTCCCGCGACTTCGCCACCGAGGCCGCGTTCGTGCTCGCCCAGATCGCCGTCGACATGTCCCGCCTGGCCGAGGAGATCATCGCCTGGTCCACCCCGGAGTTCGGCTACGTCACGCTGGCCGACGAGTGGTCGACCGGGTCCTCGATCATGCCGCAGAAGAAGAACCCGGACGTCCCCGAGCTCACGCGCGGCAAGACCGGCCGGCTCATCGGCGACCTCACCGGCCTGATGGCGACCTGCAAGGCGCAGCCGCTGGCCTACAACCGCGACCTGCAGGAGGACAAGGAGCCGGTCATCGACGCCGTCGCCCAGCTCAACCTGCTGCTGCCCGCGATGACGGGCCTGGTGGGCACCCTGACCTTCCACGAGGACCGCATGCGCGAGCTCGCCCCGCGCGGTTTCACCCTGGCCACCGACCTGGCCGAGTGGATGGTCCGCCAGGGTGTGCCCTTCCGCGAGGCCCACGAGGCCTCGGGGCAGTGCGTGCGCATCGCGGAGTCCCGCGGCGTGGACCTGGTAGACCTGACCGACGAGGAGCTCGCGGGCGTCGACCCCCGCCTGACCCCCGAGGTCCGCGAGGTGCTGACCATCGACGGCGCCGTCGCCTCCCGCTCGACCCACGGCGGCACCGCGGGCGTGCGCGTCGCCGAGCAGCGCGAGCGCGTCGACGCCGCCAACGCCGAGGCCCGCAGCTGGGCCGAGACGCCGGTCATCCCCGCCGGGAAGTGA
- a CDS encoding argininosuccinate synthase, with product MKNRVVLAYSGGLDTSVAIPYLGKMLDADVVAVSLDLGQGGEDMDSVRQRALDCGAVEAVVVDAKDEFAEDYCLPTVKANGMYMKQYPLVSAISRPLIVNHLVQAAKEHGGTHVAHGCTGKGNDQVRFEVGFMDTAPELEIVAPARDYAWTRDKAIAFAEEVKLPIEQSEKSPFSIDQNVWGRAVETGFLEDLWNPPTKDLYSYTEDPSLSAAPDELIISFEAGRPVAIDGRKVTMLQAIEELNRRAGAQGIGRLDMVEDRLVGIKSREVYEAPGAIALITAHEALEDVTLERELARYKRLVEARWSEEVYDGLWFGPLKRSLDAFIESTQEHVTGDIRMVLHAGKITVNGRRSSHSLYDFNLATYDTGDTFDQTLAKGFVQLHGLSSKIANRRDREAR from the coding sequence ATGAAGAATCGCGTGGTTCTGGCCTACTCCGGAGGCCTGGACACCTCCGTGGCCATCCCGTACCTGGGCAAGATGCTCGACGCCGACGTGGTCGCCGTCTCCCTGGACCTGGGCCAGGGTGGCGAGGACATGGACTCGGTGCGCCAGCGCGCCCTGGACTGCGGCGCGGTCGAGGCCGTCGTCGTCGACGCCAAGGACGAGTTCGCCGAGGACTACTGCCTGCCCACCGTCAAGGCCAACGGCATGTACATGAAGCAGTACCCGCTGGTCTCCGCGATCTCGCGCCCGCTGATCGTCAACCACCTGGTCCAGGCGGCCAAGGAGCACGGCGGCACGCACGTCGCCCACGGCTGCACCGGCAAGGGCAACGACCAGGTCCGCTTCGAGGTCGGCTTCATGGACACCGCCCCCGAGCTCGAGATCGTCGCCCCGGCGCGTGACTACGCCTGGACCCGCGACAAGGCCATCGCCTTCGCCGAGGAGGTCAAGCTCCCGATCGAGCAGTCCGAGAAGTCCCCGTTCTCCATCGACCAGAACGTCTGGGGCCGCGCCGTGGAGACCGGCTTCCTCGAGGACCTGTGGAACCCGCCGACGAAGGACCTCTACTCCTACACCGAGGACCCGTCGCTGTCCGCCGCCCCGGACGAGCTGATCATCTCCTTCGAGGCCGGCCGCCCGGTCGCCATCGACGGCCGCAAGGTCACCATGCTGCAGGCCATCGAGGAGCTCAACCGCCGCGCCGGCGCCCAGGGCATCGGCCGCCTCGACATGGTCGAGGACCGCCTCGTCGGCATCAAGTCCCGCGAGGTCTACGAGGCCCCGGGTGCGATCGCCCTGATCACCGCCCACGAGGCCCTCGAAGACGTCACCCTCGAGCGCGAGCTCGCCCGCTACAAGCGCCTCGTCGAGGCCCGCTGGTCCGAGGAGGTCTACGACGGCCTCTGGTTCGGCCCGCTCAAGCGCTCCCTGGACGCCTTCATCGAGTCCACCCAGGAGCACGTCACCGGCGACATCCGCATGGTCCTGCACGCCGGCAAGATCACCGTCAACGGCCGTCGTTCGAGCCACTCGCTCTACGACTTCAACCTGGCGACCTACGACACGGGCGACACCTTCGACCAGACCCTGGCCAAGGGCTTCGTCCAGCTGCACGGCCTGTCCAGCAAGATCGCCAACCGTCGCGACCGCGAGGCCCGCTAG
- a CDS encoding arginine repressor, translating to MSTPVTRTARQARILDILGRTRVHSQVQLSELLLDEGIDITQATLSRDLDELGARKVRPPEGGRAHYAVGGTADGAAVGPAGPRQKLRRMLDELVAGVDHSGQTAVLRTPPGAAQYLASFIDRVGMPEVVGCIAGDDTVFVLAREPVTGAELGDLLAGGADGRR from the coding sequence GTGAGCACCCCGGTGACCCGCACCGCCCGCCAGGCGCGCATCCTCGACATCCTGGGGCGCACCCGCGTGCACAGTCAGGTGCAGCTCTCCGAGCTCCTGCTCGACGAGGGCATCGACATCACGCAGGCGACGCTCTCGCGCGACCTCGACGAGCTGGGCGCGCGCAAGGTGCGCCCGCCCGAGGGCGGCCGGGCCCACTACGCCGTGGGCGGCACCGCCGACGGCGCCGCGGTGGGACCGGCCGGGCCCCGGCAGAAGCTGCGACGCATGCTCGACGAGCTCGTCGCCGGCGTCGACCACTCCGGCCAGACGGCCGTGCTGCGCACCCCGCCCGGGGCGGCGCAGTACCTGGCCAGTTTCATCGACCGCGTCGGCATGCCCGAGGTCGTCGGCTGCATCGCCGGCGACGACACGGTCTTCGTGCTCGCCCGCGAACCCGTCACGGGCGCCGAGCTCGGTGACCTCCTCGCCGGGGGAGCGGACGGCCGCCGCTAG
- the argF gene encoding ornithine carbamoyltransferase → MTQNSTETPAVRHFLADDDLTPAEQAEVLELAAALKAEPYSKQTFAGPQSVAVLFDKTSTRTRFSFDAGVAQLGGHAIVVETKNAQIGKGETLQDTAAVLSRFVSAIVWRTYAQQNLVDMAETSRVPIVNALTDDLHPCQILADLQTCVEKLCPGQGPAGLKGRRAVYLGDGANNMANSYLIGFATAGMDITVCAPEGFHPAEEFVARAEKRAAETGATVAVTADTGCVAGADVVITDTWVSMGQENDGLNREEIFVDYRVTEELMATAADDAIFLHCLPAYRGKEVTSGVIDGPRSVVFDEAENRLHAQKALLVWLLEHQPAAGERA, encoded by the coding sequence ATGACCCAGAACAGCACCGAGACCCCCGCCGTCAGGCACTTCCTGGCCGACGACGACCTCACCCCGGCCGAGCAGGCCGAGGTCCTCGAACTCGCCGCCGCGCTGAAGGCGGAGCCGTACTCGAAGCAGACCTTCGCCGGGCCGCAGTCCGTCGCCGTGCTCTTCGACAAGACCTCCACGCGCACCCGCTTCTCCTTCGACGCCGGTGTGGCGCAGCTCGGCGGGCACGCGATCGTCGTCGAGACGAAGAACGCGCAGATCGGCAAGGGCGAGACCCTGCAGGACACCGCCGCGGTGCTCTCCCGCTTCGTCTCCGCGATCGTCTGGCGCACCTACGCCCAGCAGAACCTCGTCGACATGGCGGAGACCTCCCGAGTGCCCATCGTCAACGCGCTGACCGACGACCTGCACCCCTGCCAAATCCTCGCCGACCTGCAGACCTGCGTGGAGAAGCTGTGCCCCGGGCAGGGCCCGGCCGGCCTGAAGGGGCGCCGCGCGGTCTACCTCGGCGACGGCGCCAACAACATGGCCAACTCGTACCTGATCGGCTTCGCCACCGCGGGCATGGACATCACGGTCTGCGCCCCGGAGGGCTTCCACCCGGCCGAGGAGTTCGTCGCCCGCGCCGAGAAGCGCGCGGCCGAGACCGGCGCGACCGTCGCCGTGACCGCGGACACCGGCTGCGTCGCCGGCGCCGACGTGGTCATCACCGACACCTGGGTGTCGATGGGCCAGGAGAACGACGGGCTCAACCGCGAGGAGATCTTCGTCGACTACCGGGTGACCGAGGAGCTGATGGCCACCGCCGCCGACGACGCCATCTTCCTGCACTGTCTGCCGGCCTACCGCGGCAAGGAGGTCACCTCCGGGGTCATCGACGGCCCGCGGTCGGTCGTCTTCGACGAGGCCGAGAACCGCCTGCACGCCCAGAAGGCGCTGCTGGTCTGGCTGCTCGAGCACCAGCCGGCGGCGGGGGAGCGGGCGTGA
- a CDS encoding acetylornithine transaminase, with protein sequence MTDTTDTTGTTLAGWDRYLMHTYPVPPVEIVDGHGATLTTADGEDLVDFLGGIAVSSLGYGNREVADALAEQAGHFTHVSNLLGSRPVVDVARGLVERFVAAGAPAEPGATRAFFCNSGTEANEAALKLARKTGKTRVLAAHHGFHGRTMGALSITGQPAKRDIFAPLPGGAEFYPYGDLDYLRALIEMDPADTAAVILEPVQGETGVVPAPEGFLAGVRELCDEFDLLMIVDEVQTGVGRTGTFFAFEDAGVVPDVVTLAKGLGAGLPIGAVLAAGDAAELFRPGDHGTTFGGNPVACAAARVVLDTVDDDFLAQVRARGERLAAALGEVEGVASVRGRGLMRAAVLERDVAKRTVELGRTHGVVLNAPGADVLRFVPPLVVTDAEIDAGVEATAAALAAALAAAVAEAGDGGASGGPDQKN encoded by the coding sequence ATGACGGACACCACCGACACCACGGGCACCACGCTCGCCGGCTGGGACCGCTACCTCATGCACACCTACCCGGTCCCGCCGGTCGAGATCGTCGACGGCCACGGCGCCACGCTGACCACCGCCGACGGCGAGGACCTGGTCGACTTCCTCGGCGGCATCGCCGTCAGCTCGCTCGGCTACGGCAACCGCGAGGTCGCCGACGCGCTCGCCGAGCAGGCCGGGCACTTCACCCACGTGTCCAACCTGCTGGGCAGCCGGCCGGTCGTCGACGTCGCCCGGGGCCTGGTCGAGCGCTTCGTCGCCGCCGGAGCCCCGGCCGAGCCCGGCGCCACCCGCGCCTTCTTCTGCAACTCCGGCACCGAGGCCAACGAGGCCGCCCTCAAGCTCGCCCGCAAGACCGGCAAGACCCGCGTCCTCGCCGCCCACCACGGCTTCCACGGCCGCACCATGGGCGCGCTGTCGATCACCGGCCAGCCGGCCAAGCGCGACATCTTCGCGCCCCTGCCCGGCGGCGCCGAGTTCTACCCCTACGGCGACCTCGACTACCTGCGCGCGCTCATCGAGATGGACCCCGCCGACACCGCGGCGGTCATCCTCGAGCCCGTCCAGGGCGAGACCGGTGTGGTGCCCGCCCCCGAGGGCTTCCTCGCCGGCGTGCGCGAGCTGTGCGACGAGTTCGACCTGCTGATGATCGTCGACGAGGTGCAGACGGGCGTGGGACGCACGGGCACCTTCTTCGCCTTCGAGGACGCCGGCGTGGTCCCCGACGTGGTCACCCTGGCCAAGGGGCTCGGCGCCGGCCTGCCGATCGGCGCCGTGCTCGCCGCAGGCGACGCCGCCGAGCTCTTCCGCCCCGGCGACCACGGCACCACCTTCGGCGGCAACCCCGTCGCCTGCGCGGCCGCGCGGGTCGTCCTCGACACCGTCGACGACGACTTCCTCGCCCAGGTCCGCGCCCGCGGCGAGCGCCTCGCCGCGGCCCTCGGCGAGGTCGAGGGCGTGGCGTCGGTGCGCGGACGCGGACTGATGCGCGCCGCCGTCCTCGAACGCGACGTCGCCAAGCGGACCGTGGAACTGGGACGCACGCACGGCGTCGTCCTCAACGCCCCCGGCGCGGACGTGCTGCGCTTCGTGCCGCCGCTGGTGGTCACCGACGCCGAGATCGACGCCGGGGTGGAGGCCACCGCCGCCGCGCTCGCCGCCGCGCTCGCCGCGGCGGTCGCGGAGGCCGGGGACGGCGGAGCGTCCGGCGGGCCGGACCAGAAGAACTGA
- the argB gene encoding acetylglutamate kinase: MTPATDSAAGTQPSAGQAASRCAALSSADRAAVLAEALPWLQFFRDKIVVVKYGGNAMVDDALKDAFAEDMVFLRTVGAKPVVVHGGGPQISEMLTRVGLEPEFKGGFRVTTPEVMEIARMVLFGHVGRDLVGRINSHGPYAVGTSGEDAGLFSARKRLVDVGGTPTDIGLVGDIVDVDASSLMDLIDAGRIPVVSTIAPGEHGEVYNVNADTAAGALAAALGAERILVLTNVEGLYTDWPNHESLVSKILVSELRETLPKLDSGMIPKMEACLRAVESGVNAAHVIDGRVPHSVLLELLTMGGVGTMVLPDGYDAADYPDGKVFRKDDNS, encoded by the coding sequence ATGACACCAGCAACTGATTCGGCGGCGGGCACGCAGCCCTCCGCGGGCCAGGCCGCCAGCCGGTGCGCGGCGCTGAGCTCGGCGGACCGCGCCGCGGTGCTAGCCGAGGCGCTGCCGTGGCTGCAGTTCTTCCGCGACAAGATCGTCGTGGTCAAGTACGGCGGCAACGCCATGGTCGACGACGCCCTCAAGGACGCCTTCGCCGAGGACATGGTCTTTCTGCGCACCGTCGGCGCCAAGCCCGTCGTCGTGCACGGCGGAGGGCCCCAGATCTCGGAGATGCTCACCCGCGTCGGCCTCGAGCCCGAGTTCAAGGGCGGCTTCCGCGTGACCACCCCGGAGGTCATGGAGATCGCCCGCATGGTCCTCTTCGGCCACGTCGGCCGCGACCTCGTCGGACGCATCAACTCCCACGGGCCCTACGCCGTGGGCACCTCGGGCGAGGACGCCGGGCTGTTCTCCGCGCGCAAGCGCCTGGTCGACGTCGGCGGCACACCCACCGACATCGGCCTGGTCGGCGACATCGTCGACGTCGACGCCTCCTCGCTGATGGACCTCATCGACGCCGGGCGCATCCCCGTGGTCTCCACGATCGCCCCCGGCGAGCACGGCGAGGTCTACAACGTCAACGCGGACACCGCCGCCGGCGCCCTGGCCGCGGCCCTGGGCGCCGAGCGCATCCTCGTGCTCACCAACGTCGAGGGCCTCTACACCGACTGGCCGAACCACGAGTCGCTGGTCTCCAAGATCCTCGTCTCCGAGCTGCGCGAGACGCTGCCGAAGCTGGACTCCGGGATGATCCCCAAGATGGAGGCCTGCCTGCGGGCCGTGGAGTCCGGCGTCAACGCCGCCCACGTCATCGACGGCCGCGTGCCGCACTCGGTGCTCCTCGAGCTGCTGACCATGGGCGGCGTGGGCACCATGGTGCTGCCCGACGGCTACGACGCCGCCGACTACCCCGACGGCAAGGTCTTCAGGAAGGACGATAACTCATGA
- the argJ gene encoding bifunctional glutamate N-acetyltransferase/amino-acid acetyltransferase ArgJ, giving the protein MDLTVTRDGHVTSPAGFSAAAVTAGIKPSGNPDMAIVVNTAGSAAAALFTRNKVVAAPVKVTRAAVADGTLRAVVYNSGNANACNGVAGDRDAEEIQSRAAAALDLDAAEVGVCSTGLIGEPMPMAEVRSGVDALAAGLGEDAEHGAAAAGAILTTDTCSKEVLVSGDGWSVAGMAKGVGMMAPSLATMLVCLTTDADVPAARLDAALRAAAEVTFDTLDVDGSTSTNDTVVAMASGASGVTPDAETFDAAVLAACRDLAAQLQADAEGVTKRVAITVTGAVDDGQARTAARVIGRDNLVKCAMFGSDPNWGRVLAAVGMAPVEMDPDHITVTFNGTPVCVDSAGAPGARDVDLSGADIDVQVDLGLGGHGHGTVRTTDLSHAYVEINSAYSS; this is encoded by the coding sequence ATGGATCTCACCGTCACCCGCGACGGTCACGTCACCTCGCCGGCCGGCTTCTCCGCCGCCGCGGTCACCGCCGGCATCAAGCCCTCCGGCAACCCGGACATGGCGATCGTGGTCAACACCGCAGGCTCCGCCGCCGCCGCGCTGTTCACCCGCAACAAGGTCGTCGCCGCGCCGGTCAAGGTCACCCGCGCCGCCGTCGCCGACGGCACGCTGCGCGCCGTGGTCTACAACTCCGGCAACGCCAACGCCTGCAACGGCGTGGCCGGCGACCGTGACGCCGAGGAGATCCAGTCCCGCGCCGCCGCCGCGCTCGATCTCGACGCCGCCGAGGTCGGCGTCTGCTCGACGGGCCTGATCGGCGAGCCGATGCCCATGGCCGAGGTCCGCTCCGGCGTCGACGCGCTCGCCGCGGGGCTGGGCGAGGACGCCGAGCACGGCGCGGCCGCCGCCGGCGCGATCCTGACCACGGACACCTGCAGCAAGGAGGTCCTCGTCTCCGGCGACGGCTGGTCGGTCGCCGGCATGGCCAAGGGCGTGGGCATGATGGCGCCGTCGCTGGCGACCATGCTCGTCTGCCTGACCACCGACGCCGACGTCCCGGCCGCCCGGCTCGACGCCGCCCTGCGCGCCGCCGCCGAGGTCACCTTCGACACCCTCGACGTCGACGGCTCGACCTCCACCAACGACACCGTGGTGGCCATGGCCTCCGGCGCCTCCGGCGTCACCCCCGACGCCGAGACCTTCGACGCCGCCGTGCTCGCCGCCTGCCGCGACCTGGCCGCCCAGCTGCAGGCCGACGCCGAGGGCGTGACCAAGCGCGTGGCCATCACCGTCACCGGCGCGGTCGACGACGGGCAGGCCCGCACCGCCGCCCGCGTGATCGGGCGCGACAACCTGGTCAAGTGCGCCATGTTCGGCTCCGACCCGAACTGGGGCCGCGTGCTCGCCGCCGTCGGCATGGCCCCGGTGGAGATGGACCCCGACCACATCACCGTGACCTTCAACGGCACCCCGGTCTGCGTCGACTCCGCCGGTGCACCCGGCGCGCGCGACGTCGACCTGAGCGGCGCCGACATCGACGTCCAGGTCGACCTCGGCCTGGGCGGTCACGGCCACGGCACCGTGCGCACCACGGACCTCTCCCACGCCTACGTCGAGATCAACTCGGCCTACAGCAGCTAG
- the argC gene encoding N-acetyl-gamma-glutamyl-phosphate reductase — MTVSVAIAGATGYAGGELVRLLLGHPEHLAGNLQIGALTGASSAGTPVSEALPHAPELFGRTIEPTDAEHLAGHDVVFLALPHGHSAEIAAQLPEDTVVIDCAADHRLTDAGDWAHWYGGDYSGSWPYGIPEMPGHREELAGATRIALPGCFPTGATLALLPAVAAGLVAPEVTVTSVSGVSGAGKKPVVTNLGAETMGSLRAYNTAGRHRHTPEIAQNLGEYSEEPVSVSFTPVLAPLPRGILTVASAPLAEAAAGTDTAAARAVYEEFYADEPFVTLLAEGVQPQTQWVLGANTCHVQVEVDAASGRLLATAAIDNLTKGTAGAGVQCMNLALGLPETAGLPTTAVAP, encoded by the coding sequence ATGACAGTCTCCGTAGCAATCGCCGGCGCCACAGGATACGCGGGCGGCGAACTCGTCCGCCTCCTGCTCGGCCACCCCGAGCACCTCGCCGGGAACCTCCAGATCGGCGCGCTGACCGGCGCCAGCTCCGCAGGCACCCCCGTCTCCGAGGCGCTGCCGCACGCCCCCGAGCTCTTCGGCCGCACCATCGAGCCCACCGACGCCGAGCACCTCGCCGGCCACGACGTCGTCTTCCTCGCCCTGCCGCACGGCCACTCCGCCGAGATCGCCGCGCAGCTGCCCGAGGACACCGTCGTCATCGACTGCGCCGCCGACCACCGCCTCACCGACGCCGGGGACTGGGCCCACTGGTACGGCGGCGACTACTCCGGCTCCTGGCCCTACGGCATCCCCGAGATGCCCGGCCACCGCGAGGAGCTCGCCGGGGCCACGCGGATCGCCCTGCCCGGTTGCTTTCCGACGGGCGCGACCCTCGCCCTGCTGCCCGCCGTCGCCGCCGGGCTGGTGGCCCCCGAGGTGACCGTCACCTCCGTCTCCGGCGTCAGCGGCGCCGGCAAGAAGCCGGTGGTGACCAACCTCGGCGCCGAGACGATGGGCTCGCTGCGCGCCTACAACACCGCCGGGCGCCACCGCCACACCCCGGAGATCGCCCAGAACCTCGGCGAGTACTCCGAGGAGCCGGTCTCGGTGAGCTTCACCCCGGTGCTCGCGCCCCTGCCGCGCGGCATCCTCACCGTCGCCTCGGCGCCGCTCGCCGAGGCCGCCGCGGGCACCGACACCGCCGCCGCCCGGGCGGTGTACGAGGAGTTCTACGCCGACGAGCCCTTCGTCACCCTGCTCGCCGAGGGCGTGCAGCCGCAGACCCAGTGGGTGCTCGGCGCGAACACCTGCCACGTGCAGGTCGAGGTGGACGCCGCCTCCGGGCGCCTGCTGGCCACCGCCGCGATCGACAACCTGACCAAGGGCACCGCCGGCGCCGGCGTGCAGTGCATGAACCTCGCCCTCGGCCTGCCCGAGACCGCCGGGCTGCCGACCACCGCCGTCGCCCCCTGA